Proteins from one Loktanella sp. M215 genomic window:
- a CDS encoding cupin domain-containing protein: protein MDIGERLRSLREQHGLSQRELATRAGLTNGTISLIEKNKTSPSVASLKSLLDAIPISMAEFFTPPEPPAPDASRYFFKADQFHEIAPQDADPRPHVSLRQLGRANEHALQLLHETYPAGADTGPEWLSHAGEEAGIVVKGVVEVTVDGAVALLGPGDGYIFDSRLPHRFRNPADAVCEVISACTPPTF, encoded by the coding sequence TTGGATATCGGTGAACGGCTGCGATCCCTGCGCGAACAGCACGGCCTGTCCCAGCGCGAACTGGCGACCCGCGCGGGGCTGACCAACGGCACGATCAGCCTGATCGAAAAGAACAAGACCTCGCCTTCGGTCGCGTCCCTGAAGTCGCTGCTGGACGCGATCCCGATCAGCATGGCGGAATTCTTTACCCCACCGGAGCCGCCTGCCCCCGACGCCTCGCGCTATTTCTTCAAGGCCGACCAGTTTCATGAGATCGCACCGCAGGATGCGGACCCTCGCCCACACGTGTCCCTGCGGCAATTGGGTCGCGCGAACGAACACGCGCTGCAACTGTTGCACGAAACCTATCCCGCCGGGGCCGACACCGGCCCCGAATGGCTAAGCCATGCGGGTGAAGAGGCGGGGATCGTCGTGAAGGGCGTGGTCGAAGTGACTGTCGACGGGGCCGTCGCACTGCTGGGCCCCGGCGACGGCTATATCTTCGACAGCCGCCTGCCACACCGGTTCCGCAATCCCGCCGATGCGGTCTGCGAGGTGATCAGCGCCTGCACGCCGCCGACGTTCTAG
- a CDS encoding acyl-CoA synthetase, whose translation MGYASRADAEAYEATSWADREVPVTTFAQLTRTATRFPDRPAVTFQLESGPKSPAETLTWQQTLDRTTQTANLFRSLGVREGDVVAYMLPNCTEAVLTYFGGQIAGIVNPINPLLEPEQIAAILRETGAKVLVTMKSFPKSDVAQKAAAAVALAPGVSHVIEVDLLRYLTGAKKLIVPWIRPKNVADHKAKIMDFDKAVKKQPKSLQFIDSPTDRVAAYFHTGGTTGMPKVVQHLYSGIIYNGWLGAELLFTEQDVQICPLPLFHVFATIVSLGASLASGAQIVFPTPQGYRGAGVFDNFWKLIERHKVTFMITVPTAMSALMQRPVNADISTLKLAFCGSAPLPLELYRRFEEAAGVTICEGYGLTEATCLVSINPPEGTKKIGSIGIPFPYTRVRIMDVDKHTACAVDEIGEICVSNPGVFQGHTYTDPDKNRNLFYADDNHAAAFLRTGDLGRIDEDGYIWITGRAKDLIIRGGHNIDPAEIEEALAGHAAVAFAGAIGQPDAHAGEIPCAYVELVDGVTVTEAELLDFAKAKINERAAHPRHLEIMGELPKTAVGKIFKPELRRRAITRVFDAALKDAGVPATVTAVTEDKKLGLVAHIGGTASRDQISAVLSNFTTAWDMAD comes from the coding sequence ATGGGATATGCAAGCCGGGCCGATGCAGAGGCTTACGAGGCCACAAGCTGGGCCGACCGCGAGGTGCCCGTCACGACCTTTGCCCAGCTGACCCGCACGGCCACGCGATTCCCCGACCGGCCTGCCGTCACGTTCCAGCTTGAATCCGGGCCCAAAAGCCCGGCGGAAACTCTGACCTGGCAACAGACGCTGGACCGCACCACGCAGACCGCGAATCTTTTCCGCAGCCTGGGCGTGCGCGAAGGCGACGTCGTGGCCTACATGCTGCCCAATTGCACCGAGGCGGTGCTGACCTATTTCGGAGGCCAGATCGCGGGCATCGTGAACCCGATCAACCCGCTGCTGGAACCCGAACAGATCGCGGCCATATTGCGAGAGACGGGCGCCAAGGTGCTGGTTACGATGAAATCCTTCCCCAAGTCCGACGTGGCGCAAAAGGCCGCCGCCGCCGTGGCGCTCGCCCCCGGCGTCAGCCATGTGATCGAAGTCGACCTGCTGCGCTATCTGACCGGCGCCAAGAAGCTGATCGTGCCCTGGATCCGGCCCAAGAACGTGGCCGACCACAAGGCCAAGATCATGGACTTCGACAAGGCCGTGAAAAAGCAACCCAAGTCCCTGCAGTTCATCGACAGCCCCACCGACCGGGTCGCCGCCTATTTTCATACCGGCGGCACCACGGGCATGCCCAAGGTCGTGCAGCACCTTTATTCTGGCATCATCTACAACGGCTGGCTGGGTGCGGAACTGCTGTTTACCGAACAGGACGTGCAGATTTGCCCGTTGCCGCTGTTCCACGTTTTTGCCACCATCGTCTCGCTGGGCGCCTCATTGGCGTCGGGTGCGCAGATCGTCTTTCCGACGCCGCAGGGCTATCGCGGGGCAGGGGTCTTCGACAACTTCTGGAAGCTGATCGAGCGTCACAAGGTGACCTTCATGATCACCGTCCCCACGGCCATGTCCGCCCTGATGCAGCGTCCGGTCAACGCCGATATTTCCACGCTCAAACTCGCCTTCTGCGGCTCCGCCCCGCTGCCGCTCGAACTCTATCGCCGGTTCGAGGAAGCGGCGGGTGTCACCATCTGCGAAGGCTACGGCCTGACCGAGGCGACCTGCCTCGTCTCGATCAATCCGCCGGAGGGGACCAAGAAAATCGGCTCGATCGGGATACCGTTCCCCTACACCCGCGTCCGGATCATGGACGTGGACAAGCACACCGCCTGCGCTGTGGACGAGATCGGCGAAATCTGCGTCTCCAACCCCGGTGTCTTTCAGGGCCATACCTATACGGACCCGGACAAGAACCGGAACCTGTTCTATGCGGACGATAACCACGCCGCGGCCTTCCTGCGCACCGGCGATCTGGGCCGGATCGACGAAGACGGCTATATTTGGATCACCGGGCGCGCCAAGGACCTGATCATCCGTGGCGGTCACAACATCGACCCCGCCGAGATCGAGGAGGCACTGGCCGGCCACGCCGCCGTGGCCTTTGCCGGTGCCATCGGCCAGCCGGACGCCCACGCGGGCGAAATCCCCTGCGCCTACGTCGAACTCGTCGACGGCGTCACGGTGACAGAGGCCGAATTGCTGGACTTCGCCAAAGCGAAGATCAACGAACGCGCCGCCCACCCGCGCCACCTCGAAATCATGGGCGAATTGCCCAAGACCGCCGTCGGCAAGATCTTCAAACCCGAATTGCGCCGCCGGGCGATCACCCGCGTCTTTGACGCGGCGCTCAAGGATGCAGGCGTCCCGGCCACTGTCACTGCCGTCACCGAAGACAAGAAACTGGGCCTCGTCGCCCATATCGGCGGCACCGCATCGCGCGACCAGATCAGCGCGGTCCTGTCCAACTTCACCACCGCTTGGGACATGGCCGACTGA
- a CDS encoding ABC transporter transmembrane domain-containing protein: MADAPNALDAERAKSKNMGALRQLWPFLTPYRRLMALAATALTATAIISLILPLAVRRVVDNFDVQAGQLLDRYFAIALIIAALLAVGTALRYYLVTRLGERVVADIRTAVFDRMIGMSPAFFENIMTGEVLSRITTDTTLILSVIGSSVSIALRNALIFAGGLVLMMFTSFKLTGLVLLLVPAVIVPIVVLGRRLRKLSRENQDWIAQSSGNASEALLSVQTVQAFTHEDLSRAKFWEVTEKSYRAARTRIGVRAWMTAIVIFLIFAGIVGVLWIGAHDVRGGAMSVGELVQFVIYSVMVAGAVGALTEVWGELQRAAGATERLVELLNAEDAVTDPANPVPVPDVARGQIVFDDVTFRYPGRPTVAALDHITLTVEPGETVALVGPSGAGKTTIIQLLQRFYDPSEGSIRLDGVDLRDMDRGAFRHQLALVPQDPVIFGDTARENIRFGRPDATDAQVEAAAKAAAAHDFLTALPEGYDSYVGERGVMLSGGQKQRIAIARAILRDAPVLLLDEATSALDAESERLVQAAVDDLASTRTTLIVAHRLATVKKADRILVFEGGRIVATGTHDSLVAENGLYARLARLQFTAGLAAE, encoded by the coding sequence ATGGCCGACGCGCCCAATGCCCTCGACGCGGAACGCGCCAAATCCAAGAACATGGGCGCGCTGCGCCAGTTGTGGCCCTTTCTGACGCCCTACCGCCGCCTGATGGCGCTGGCCGCGACGGCGCTGACGGCGACGGCCATCATCTCGCTGATCCTGCCGCTGGCGGTGCGCCGCGTGGTGGACAATTTCGATGTGCAGGCGGGCCAGCTGCTGGACCGCTACTTTGCCATCGCACTCATCATCGCGGCCCTGCTCGCGGTGGGCACCGCGTTGCGCTATTACCTCGTGACGCGCCTGGGTGAACGGGTTGTGGCCGATATCCGCACCGCCGTTTTTGATCGCATGATCGGCATGTCGCCCGCATTCTTCGAAAACATCATGACCGGCGAGGTGCTGAGCCGCATCACCACGGACACCACGCTGATCCTGTCGGTCATCGGGTCCTCTGTCTCGATCGCGCTGCGCAACGCGCTGATCTTTGCAGGCGGTCTGGTCCTGATGATGTTCACCTCGTTCAAGCTGACTGGCCTCGTGCTGCTGCTGGTGCCCGCGGTGATCGTGCCGATCGTTGTGCTGGGCCGCCGGTTGCGCAAGCTCAGCCGCGAAAATCAGGACTGGATCGCGCAGTCGTCCGGCAACGCGTCCGAGGCGCTGTTGTCCGTGCAGACCGTGCAGGCCTTCACCCACGAGGACCTGAGCCGCGCGAAGTTCTGGGAGGTCACGGAAAAGAGCTATCGTGCCGCCCGCACCCGGATCGGTGTGCGCGCCTGGATGACGGCCATCGTGATCTTTCTGATCTTCGCGGGCATCGTCGGCGTGCTCTGGATCGGTGCCCACGACGTGCGCGGTGGGGCCATGAGCGTGGGTGAGCTGGTGCAGTTCGTCATCTACTCCGTCATGGTCGCCGGCGCCGTCGGCGCCCTGACCGAGGTCTGGGGCGAGTTGCAGCGCGCCGCCGGTGCGACAGAGCGTCTGGTGGAATTGCTGAACGCTGAGGATGCGGTCACCGACCCCGCCAACCCGGTGCCCGTGCCGGATGTGGCCCGCGGTCAGATCGTCTTTGACGACGTGACCTTCCGCTATCCGGGCCGGCCGACCGTGGCCGCCCTCGACCACATCACCCTGACGGTCGAGCCCGGCGAAACCGTCGCCCTCGTTGGCCCGTCAGGCGCCGGCAAGACGACGATCATCCAGCTGCTGCAGCGCTTCTACGATCCCAGCGAAGGGTCGATCCGCCTTGACGGCGTGGACCTGCGCGACATGGACCGCGGCGCGTTCCGCCACCAGCTGGCCCTCGTGCCGCAGGATCCAGTGATCTTCGGCGACACCGCCCGCGAAAACATCCGCTTCGGCCGTCCCGACGCCACCGACGCGCAGGTCGAGGCCGCGGCGAAAGCCGCCGCCGCCCACGATTTCCTGACCGCCCTGCCGGAAGGCTACGATTCTTACGTCGGCGAACGCGGCGTCATGCTGTCGGGCGGGCAGAAGCAGCGGATCGCCATCGCCCGTGCCATCCTGCGCGACGCACCGGTCCTGCTGCTGGACGAGGCGACATCGGCACTCGATGCGGAATCAGAGCGTCTGGTGCAGGCCGCCGTCGACGATCTGGCCAGCACCCGCACCACGCTGATCGTAGCGCACCGTCTGGCGACGGTGAAAAAGGCCGACCGCATCCTCGTGTTTGAAGGCGGCCGCATCGTGGCCACCGGTACCCACGACAGCCTTGTCGCAGAAAACGGCCTTTACGCGCGGCTGGCCCGGCTTCAGTTTACCGCCGGATTGGCGGCGGAATAA
- a CDS encoding adenylate/guanylate cyclase domain-containing protein → MPNKPQILVVMCADLEAYSRHMAHDEAATIDFVERSFARARRATMRFGGTLVKTTGDGWIALFPSVGNAVDCARLIQRQTHRQEAAPPSLFRIGLHLGEVRMQGGDVFGHAVNIAARLQTLAPPGGIIVSQPVTALLGQSTDYYLDAIGRPLLKNIGDDLSVYRLVEGAGHRKPGGTLRLDIVGGVRMKTQDNEVQAIRSAHALALIGALALDPDDSVEASRIAAMLWPEKDPKKARQALARTRKLVNSYGAFAAPDIIVADGVMLRLDTSVVTVDLHLIDRSLISGVVAPALRHPDRLIDGLVAGLDRVSPLLVTWLRVQRAFWRDRFIAGLETCLTRHHDSQPALRAAAEALLRFEPGHEPASHALMRHFATTGRSEAALREFDRLSAHLGAVYQLTPGSEVSAFALSVRGSAAGHRDRSKVGSAPHLPQVAVGAIDFDVPEAQPIAEKFRSDLLANLSRFRTWAVLDVSDDSFGGANYILTGRCDMSDNGANLSLRLVEPTSRRIAWSSSYPVSAADWRRVQGQVVGRIAAALEVYISADRLAQCLNVSPTNTDDYDDWLRGESLLLRWTPEADAEAKVLFAGIISRTPEFAPAHASLASIYNVRHILFPGSAFSAEDAKAARINASLAVELDPMDARNHLALAWSAALTSRFDQAAVHLDLASSLNPYSPTTTISAAMGYAFLGDHLRASHLLDGAIALAPMLRPHQWCYAAAVRFLGGQDEAAVEAARRSGDQIVDNQGWLAAALARQGKTTEAQHAFRKLLAELAPVWAGPHLPDAESVHAWFTSAYPIQTEADRLALSSALRQAMPVRTEARISGNADT, encoded by the coding sequence ATGCCGAACAAACCGCAAATTCTCGTCGTCATGTGCGCCGATCTGGAAGCCTACAGTCGGCACATGGCACATGACGAGGCGGCGACGATTGACTTTGTCGAGCGCAGTTTCGCCCGCGCGCGCCGGGCAACTATGCGGTTTGGCGGGACTCTGGTCAAGACGACCGGCGACGGGTGGATCGCGCTGTTCCCAAGCGTCGGCAATGCCGTGGATTGCGCGCGTCTGATTCAGCGCCAGACCCACCGGCAAGAGGCGGCACCCCCGTCGCTGTTCCGGATCGGTCTTCACTTGGGCGAAGTGCGGATGCAAGGTGGCGACGTCTTCGGGCATGCTGTCAACATCGCCGCACGCCTCCAAACTTTGGCTCCACCGGGCGGCATCATCGTGTCGCAGCCCGTCACGGCCTTGTTGGGACAGTCGACAGATTATTATCTGGATGCGATTGGCCGGCCGCTGCTGAAGAACATCGGCGACGACCTGAGCGTCTATCGTCTTGTCGAAGGGGCGGGACACCGCAAGCCCGGCGGAACGCTGCGCCTAGACATCGTCGGTGGTGTGCGGATGAAAACGCAGGACAATGAGGTGCAGGCGATCCGCTCGGCCCATGCGTTGGCGCTGATCGGGGCGCTGGCACTTGACCCGGATGACTCGGTCGAGGCGAGCCGGATCGCGGCCATGCTCTGGCCCGAAAAGGATCCGAAAAAGGCCCGGCAGGCCCTTGCGCGCACGCGAAAGCTGGTCAATTCCTACGGCGCCTTTGCCGCGCCGGATATCATCGTCGCCGATGGCGTCATGTTGCGCCTCGACACCAGTGTTGTCACTGTGGATCTGCATCTGATCGACCGGTCGCTGATCTCCGGCGTCGTCGCACCGGCCCTGCGTCATCCGGATCGGCTGATTGACGGTCTCGTTGCCGGGCTTGACCGGGTCAGCCCGCTCTTGGTGACTTGGCTGCGGGTTCAGCGCGCATTCTGGCGGGATCGATTTATCGCGGGGCTGGAGACGTGTCTGACACGGCATCACGATTCGCAACCCGCGCTCCGCGCTGCGGCAGAGGCACTGCTGCGGTTCGAGCCGGGGCACGAACCGGCCTCCCACGCGCTGATGCGCCATTTTGCGACGACGGGCCGAAGCGAAGCCGCCCTGCGTGAATTCGACCGCCTGTCGGCGCATCTCGGCGCCGTATATCAGCTAACGCCGGGTTCCGAGGTGAGCGCCTTTGCCTTGTCCGTCCGGGGATCGGCCGCCGGACATCGAGACCGGAGCAAGGTCGGGTCCGCACCGCACCTGCCACAGGTTGCCGTTGGTGCGATCGACTTTGACGTGCCCGAGGCGCAACCGATTGCCGAAAAATTCCGGTCCGATCTTCTGGCTAACCTGTCCCGTTTTCGGACTTGGGCCGTACTCGACGTGTCCGACGACAGTTTTGGCGGGGCAAACTACATTCTTACAGGGCGCTGCGACATGTCGGATAACGGTGCGAACCTCAGCCTGCGACTGGTCGAGCCGACCTCGCGCCGGATCGCGTGGAGTTCTTCATACCCGGTTTCTGCGGCCGATTGGCGCCGGGTCCAGGGTCAGGTCGTCGGTCGGATCGCGGCAGCGCTTGAAGTTTATATCTCGGCCGACCGGCTTGCCCAATGTTTGAATGTCTCGCCGACAAATACAGACGATTATGACGACTGGTTGCGCGGCGAATCCCTTCTGCTGCGATGGACGCCCGAAGCCGACGCCGAGGCCAAGGTTCTGTTCGCCGGCATCATTTCCCGAACCCCCGAATTCGCACCGGCCCACGCCAGCCTTGCGAGCATCTACAACGTGCGCCACATCCTATTTCCGGGCAGTGCGTTTTCAGCCGAGGATGCCAAAGCGGCCCGGATCAATGCCTCTCTGGCGGTCGAACTGGACCCGATGGATGCCCGCAACCATCTCGCGCTGGCTTGGTCTGCGGCGTTGACGAGCAGGTTTGACCAAGCGGCTGTGCATCTTGATCTTGCGTCATCGCTCAATCCCTATAGCCCGACGACCACGATCTCAGCCGCGATGGGCTATGCGTTTCTGGGCGATCATCTGAGGGCCAGCCATCTGCTGGACGGCGCGATTGCGCTGGCACCCATGCTGCGCCCGCATCAATGGTGCTATGCTGCGGCGGTGCGTTTTCTGGGCGGTCAGGATGAAGCGGCTGTCGAAGCGGCGCGCCGGTCAGGCGACCAGATCGTCGACAATCAGGGCTGGCTCGCCGCCGCTCTGGCCCGCCAAGGCAAGACGACCGAGGCGCAGCATGCGTTCCGCAAGTTGCTGGCGGAACTGGCCCCGGTCTGGGCAGGCCCCCACCTGCCCGATGCGGAAAGCGTGCATGCCTGGTTCACCTCTGCCTATCCGATCCAGACCGAAGCGGACCGCCTTGCGCTGTCATCTGCGTTGCGTCAGGCGATGCCGGTCCGGACCGAGGCGCGGATCAGCGGCAACGCCGATACGTGA
- a CDS encoding YcaO-like family protein — translation MLQETAQNCEDLDVDAWRLGHLEGMFDIVSMPSAAPVHICAALPNSRALERWPDFPTAALPTSGRIANGCGLTAAASRRSAIGEAVELLKTCAWGNEPVIRATVKDLGARAIRPEMLNGFSRSQIESRVQENRRLAGQDWIPASRRDDVPLDWMQAEDAQTGGLLYVPADAVLIGRRDAGDPAAVAVAESNGCACGPTVEAAKCAALMELIERDAAGRWWYGQRRRQGLDPAILGALPELSAYLSSRSRRFFLFNITTDLAVPVVAAASCEPDGTVVALGFAAKTNLTEAARAATIEMLATETSLPPWRDIGDDAVARTWVKRVCAFDLPVFSDVEPAVSPLPGNDTSWTLDACLAMLLSRNCRALFVDLSRRDARAPVFRAFSPELCHIRPRFGKMRLLAPDALDLEQVKAGAEMPGAWPILF, via the coding sequence ATGTTACAAGAAACCGCGCAAAACTGCGAGGATCTCGACGTGGATGCATGGCGACTTGGTCATCTGGAGGGGATGTTTGACATCGTTTCGATGCCAAGCGCTGCTCCGGTGCACATTTGCGCGGCTTTGCCCAATTCTCGTGCGCTGGAACGGTGGCCGGATTTCCCGACGGCTGCGCTGCCAACGTCGGGCCGGATTGCAAACGGTTGCGGTCTGACCGCTGCGGCCAGTCGACGCAGCGCGATCGGCGAGGCTGTGGAGCTTTTGAAAACCTGCGCCTGGGGCAATGAGCCGGTGATCCGGGCAACGGTCAAGGACCTGGGTGCCCGCGCAATCCGACCCGAGATGCTGAACGGTTTCTCGCGCAGTCAGATCGAGTCCCGCGTACAGGAAAACCGACGTCTTGCCGGTCAGGACTGGATCCCCGCGTCCCGGCGTGACGATGTGCCACTGGACTGGATGCAAGCCGAGGACGCGCAGACGGGCGGACTGCTTTACGTCCCGGCCGATGCCGTTTTGATCGGACGGCGCGACGCAGGCGACCCGGCCGCTGTTGCGGTGGCCGAAAGTAACGGCTGTGCCTGCGGTCCCACGGTGGAAGCGGCGAAATGTGCGGCGTTGATGGAGTTGATAGAGCGTGATGCCGCAGGGCGCTGGTGGTATGGCCAGCGACGACGCCAAGGCCTCGACCCTGCCATCCTTGGCGCCTTGCCCGAGTTGAGCGCCTATCTTTCCAGCCGATCGCGCCGCTTTTTCCTTTTCAACATCACGACCGATCTCGCTGTGCCGGTCGTTGCGGCGGCATCGTGCGAGCCGGATGGTACGGTTGTTGCGCTGGGTTTTGCGGCAAAGACCAATTTGACCGAGGCGGCGCGTGCGGCCACCATCGAGATGCTCGCGACCGAAACGTCGCTTCCACCATGGCGCGATATCGGGGACGACGCGGTGGCCAGAACCTGGGTCAAGCGGGTGTGCGCCTTCGACCTGCCCGTGTTCTCGGATGTAGAACCGGCTGTCTCGCCTCTGCCGGGCAATGATACCTCCTGGACCCTCGATGCCTGCCTTGCGATGTTGCTGTCGAGGAACTGCCGCGCTCTTTTTGTCGATCTGTCACGAAGGGACGCGCGCGCACCGGTCTTCAGGGCCTTTTCGCCCGAGCTGTGTCACATTCGACCAAGGTTCGGCAAAATGCGCCTGCTCGCCCCGGATGCACTTGACCTCGAACAGGTTAAGGCGGGGGCCGAAATGCCCGGTGCCTGGCCAATCCTGTTTTAA
- a CDS encoding amidohydrolase — protein MLTNSDLIALTEFRRALHRRPEVSGEEMETAKTVVAAVKLMCPTRILTGLGGHGVAAIFDSGKDGPTVLFRAELDALPIEERNDAIAWPSEIPGKSHVCGHDGHMTMLLALGRMISRKPVAQGRVILMFQPAEEDGSGAKAVVADPAFDEVKPDWAFAIHNDPGSPFGFVSTRVGLMNCASLGLKVKLSGKTAHAANPQDGVSPALAVAKLIPALDELGHGEGGPRNDAFRLVTITHVNIGEPTFGIAPGEAEVFATLRAAGDAGIESLEAAARTIATSVADEHGLGVAFEIHDHFAASVNDADAYDVATRAIEAIGVPHGQENVPMRASEDFGVFGWGAKAAMLFLGSGEGHAALHNPDYDFPDDLIPIGSAIFERIARDLLGTA, from the coding sequence ATGCTGACAAACAGTGATCTGATCGCATTGACAGAATTTCGCCGTGCGCTTCACCGTCGTCCCGAAGTGTCTGGCGAAGAAATGGAAACCGCCAAGACTGTCGTGGCTGCGGTGAAACTGATGTGTCCGACGCGTATCCTCACAGGGTTGGGCGGACATGGCGTGGCTGCGATCTTTGACAGCGGCAAGGACGGCCCCACGGTTCTCTTTCGCGCTGAACTTGATGCCCTGCCCATCGAGGAACGCAATGACGCAATCGCGTGGCCCTCGGAGATTCCTGGCAAAAGCCACGTCTGTGGTCATGACGGCCACATGACGATGCTGCTTGCCCTGGGCCGTATGATCTCGCGCAAACCGGTCGCACAAGGGCGCGTCATCTTGATGTTTCAGCCCGCCGAAGAAGACGGAAGCGGTGCGAAGGCTGTCGTCGCTGATCCGGCCTTTGACGAAGTGAAACCCGACTGGGCTTTTGCCATTCACAACGATCCCGGAAGCCCGTTTGGGTTCGTCTCGACCCGTGTTGGTTTAATGAACTGTGCGTCGCTGGGTTTGAAGGTTAAGCTCAGCGGGAAAACGGCCCATGCCGCCAACCCGCAGGACGGTGTCTCACCTGCGTTAGCAGTCGCCAAATTGATCCCGGCACTGGATGAGCTGGGGCATGGCGAAGGCGGTCCGCGCAACGATGCATTTCGGTTGGTGACGATCACTCATGTCAACATCGGGGAGCCGACCTTTGGCATCGCCCCCGGTGAAGCAGAGGTTTTCGCAACCCTGCGTGCGGCTGGTGATGCTGGCATTGAAAGCCTTGAAGCCGCCGCGCGCACCATTGCCACATCTGTCGCAGATGAACACGGGCTTGGCGTCGCGTTCGAGATCCACGACCATTTCGCGGCTTCGGTAAATGACGCGGACGCCTACGATGTCGCGACCAGGGCGATTGAGGCAATCGGTGTTCCCCACGGGCAAGAGAACGTACCGATGCGTGCATCAGAGGATTTCGGTGTATTTGGATGGGGCGCAAAAGCCGCGATGTTGTTCCTGGGTTCCGGCGAAGGTCATGCGGCCTTGCACAATCCGGACTACGATTTCCCCGATGACTTGATTCCGATCGGGAGCGCAATCTTTGAACGCATTGCGCGAGATCTGTTGGGAACCGCTTAG
- a CDS encoding SOS response-associated peptidase encodes MCGRMAITLPHDAMAQVFDAAPANDLPNTPDYNVCPTQAVHVVTAGEGQRRLRPMRWGFVPHWYDKLSGGPLLINARSETIADKPAFRAAVRERRCLIVASGFYEWHRVPGAVPQPWYVTRSDGSPMAMAGIWQDWSKAEAPLATCAVVTCGANAAMAPIHDRLPVILSPGDWPLWLGEAGHGAAPLMRAVADVALTFTKVSTQVNSNRAVGEDLIAPVE; translated from the coding sequence ATGTGCGGACGCATGGCGATCACCCTCCCTCATGATGCGATGGCGCAGGTCTTTGACGCGGCGCCCGCAAATGACTTGCCCAATACCCCGGATTACAACGTCTGCCCGACGCAGGCCGTCCACGTGGTGACGGCGGGCGAGGGGCAGCGTCGCCTGCGTCCCATGCGCTGGGGCTTCGTACCGCACTGGTATGACAAGCTGTCCGGCGGACCGCTGTTGATCAATGCCCGGTCAGAGACCATTGCCGACAAGCCCGCCTTTCGCGCCGCCGTCCGTGAACGGCGCTGCCTGATCGTCGCCAGCGGGTTCTATGAATGGCACCGCGTGCCGGGCGCCGTGCCGCAGCCGTGGTATGTCACGCGCAGCGACGGGTCGCCGATGGCCATGGCGGGCATTTGGCAGGACTGGTCGAAGGCTGAGGCGCCACTGGCGACCTGTGCCGTCGTCACCTGTGGCGCCAACGCTGCGATGGCGCCGATCCACGACCGCTTGCCAGTGATCCTGTCACCCGGCGATTGGCCGCTGTGGCTGGGCGAGGCGGGTCACGGTGCGGCGCCTTTGATGCGGGCCGTTGCCGACGTTGCGCTGACGTTCACGAAGGTGTCGACGCAGGTTAATTCAAATCGGGCCGTCGGAGAGGACCTGATCGCACCGGTGGAATGA
- a CDS encoding DcaP family trimeric outer membrane transporter, translating to MFRTTHLLLATTLIPFAAAAAAQDDAGKIAALEARVAALESAKSDPMTFGTGSGTTLDFYGYAKLDLIYDFGYELGDTTFGLNGIGASSPTGDYFNATVRQTRLGFRTTTQTDLGELGTQVEIDFYGADQIEPRLRHATATLGGLRVGQYWTQFMPISSYPSTLDFQGFAGIPFARQEQVAFTYDMPNSLSVTGSIEESNGESDDPVLIAALAYDTDPLLLRASALTGTVNNTTGGSEDVYGINLSTTAQLWNGASVDAAYTYGEGINSYMVFGGNDLDAAGNPIEMQAAYIGLTQAVGEKLTLRAIYGWHENDAGVGTDSTETLTTAHLNAQYQLLDNVSVGAEYFHGTRDTFGGASYDVDRIQTSVQISF from the coding sequence ATGTTCCGGACGACCCATCTTCTACTGGCGACGACCTTGATTCCCTTTGCCGCGGCAGCGGCAGCACAGGACGACGCCGGAAAAATCGCCGCACTGGAGGCCCGCGTCGCGGCGCTGGAAAGTGCAAAATCCGATCCCATGACCTTCGGCACAGGGTCCGGCACGACGCTGGACTTCTACGGCTATGCCAAGCTCGATCTGATCTACGATTTCGGGTATGAGCTGGGTGATACGACCTTCGGCCTGAACGGTATCGGGGCCTCCAGCCCCACGGGCGACTATTTCAACGCCACCGTGCGTCAGACCCGTCTGGGATTCCGCACCACCACCCAGACCGATCTGGGCGAATTGGGCACGCAGGTCGAGATCGACTTTTACGGCGCCGACCAGATCGAGCCGCGTCTGCGCCACGCCACGGCAACACTGGGCGGCCTGCGCGTCGGCCAGTACTGGACCCAATTCATGCCGATCTCGTCCTACCCTTCGACGCTGGATTTCCAAGGGTTCGCCGGCATCCCCTTTGCCCGTCAGGAGCAGGTCGCCTTTACCTACGACATGCCCAACAGCCTGTCGGTCACCGGATCGATCGAGGAATCGAACGGCGAAAGCGACGATCCCGTGCTGATCGCGGCCCTCGCATATGACACCGATCCGCTGCTGCTGCGCGCCTCTGCCCTGACCGGCACCGTGAACAACACGACCGGCGGCAGCGAAGATGTCTATGGCATCAACCTGTCGACCACGGCACAGCTGTGGAACGGCGCGTCGGTCGATGCGGCCTATACATACGGCGAAGGCATCAACAGCTACATGGTCTTTGGCGGCAACGATCTGGACGCGGCCGGCAACCCGATCGAGATGCAGGCCGCCTATATCGGCCTGACGCAGGCGGTCGGCGAAAAGCTGACCCTGCGCGCGATCTACGGTTGGCATGAAAACGACGCGGGCGTCGGCACAGACAGCACCGAGACGCTGACCACCGCGCACCTGAACGCGCAGTATCAGCTGCTGGACAACGTGTCGGTTGGTGCGGAGTATTTCCACGGCACGCGCGACACCTTTGGCGGTGCGTCCTATGACGTGGACCGCATCCAGACCTCCGTTCAGATCAGCTTCTGA